In Nocardia yunnanensis, one DNA window encodes the following:
- a CDS encoding serine protease has product MIKKLAGATGAFAVALSTALFGAGAATADPAPAVIGGGSGIIIDDMFECTVTTVGHDGAGRLVGLTAGHCGDAGAKVWAEKDRAAGQIGTFVYSNHDLDYAVIQFDPDRIVPVNRIGNVAITGVGGPPGFPMIVCKEGRTTGNTCGISWGDVFDTSVETWSQMCVVEGDSGAPVVVGTTLVGMVNAYLAVACFGPEVGTNMSSIMADLNGRGSVGSGYYPI; this is encoded by the coding sequence ATGATCAAGAAACTGGCAGGGGCGACCGGTGCGTTCGCCGTAGCGCTGAGTACCGCGCTGTTCGGCGCCGGAGCCGCCACCGCCGACCCCGCGCCCGCCGTCATCGGCGGTGGCTCGGGAATCATCATCGACGACATGTTCGAGTGCACGGTGACGACCGTCGGCCACGACGGCGCCGGGCGCCTGGTCGGCCTGACCGCCGGGCACTGCGGCGACGCCGGCGCCAAGGTGTGGGCCGAGAAGGACCGTGCCGCCGGGCAGATCGGGACGTTCGTCTATTCCAACCACGATCTCGACTACGCCGTCATCCAGTTCGATCCGGACCGGATCGTCCCGGTCAACCGCATCGGCAATGTCGCCATCACCGGCGTCGGCGGCCCGCCCGGATTCCCCATGATCGTCTGCAAGGAAGGCCGCACCACCGGCAACACCTGCGGCATCTCCTGGGGTGACGTCTTCGACACCAGCGTCGAGACCTGGAGCCAGATGTGCGTGGTGGAGGGCGATTCCGGAGCGCCGGTCGTCGTCGGCACCACCCTGGTCGGCATGGTCAACGCCTACCTCGCGGTGGCCTGCTTCGGGCCCGAGGTCGGCACCAATATGAGCTCGATCATGGCCGATCTCAACGGCCGCGGGTCGGTCGGATCGGGCTACTACCCGATCTGA
- a CDS encoding MCE family protein: MVTLKSRFNANRNFWLGALGVALILALLLGSTAYRKLGIGQNSVKAEFVQTAGIKVGDKVDVSGVPVGSVSGAELEGDHVLLTLNVDNKVKLGPDAKASIKMATLLGARYIDLTPGDGSGLKGNRIPKSNTVVPYNLADVVQQGTPKFEDLDTKKLADSLNLINQQMGDTPQMTVQALDAIGALAKTMNNRKDQVDQLLKDLDRVTKILGDNRNSLLLVITQGEAIANRVMERQGLLKSLLDNIATLSGQLQQIGAQNDNQFGPTLQQLNTMADGLQKNKDNLDRLLSIMPPSIRQFNNAFGNGNYGEVGLPWLFPDNWLCFAQVNEGCHQ, from the coding sequence ATGGTGACTTTGAAATCTCGCTTCAACGCCAACCGGAACTTCTGGCTCGGCGCGCTCGGGGTGGCGCTCATCCTGGCGCTGCTGCTCGGCTCCACCGCGTATCGGAAGCTGGGCATCGGCCAGAACAGCGTCAAGGCCGAGTTCGTGCAGACCGCCGGCATCAAGGTCGGCGACAAGGTCGACGTGTCCGGCGTGCCGGTCGGTTCGGTCTCGGGCGCGGAGCTCGAGGGTGACCACGTGCTGCTCACCCTGAACGTCGACAACAAGGTCAAGCTCGGCCCGGACGCCAAGGCGTCGATCAAGATGGCGACCCTGCTGGGCGCGCGCTACATCGACCTCACCCCCGGCGACGGATCGGGCCTGAAGGGCAACCGAATCCCCAAGTCCAACACGGTCGTTCCCTACAACCTGGCCGACGTGGTGCAGCAGGGCACGCCCAAGTTCGAGGACCTCGACACCAAGAAGCTCGCGGATTCGCTCAATCTGATCAACCAGCAGATGGGCGACACCCCGCAGATGACGGTGCAGGCGCTCGACGCCATCGGCGCGCTGGCCAAGACCATGAACAACCGCAAGGACCAGGTCGACCAGCTGCTCAAGGATCTGGACCGGGTCACCAAGATCCTCGGCGACAACCGCAACAGCCTGCTGCTGGTGATCACTCAGGGCGAGGCCATCGCCAACCGGGTGATGGAACGCCAGGGCCTGCTCAAGAGCCTGCTGGACAATATCGCCACGCTGAGCGGGCAGTTGCAGCAGATCGGCGCGCAGAACGACAACCAGTTCGGGCCGACCCTGCAGCAGCTCAACACCATGGCCGACGGTCTGCAGAAGAACAAGGACAACCTGGATCGGCTGCTGTCGATCATGCCGCCGTCCATCCGGCAGTTCAACAATGCCTTCGGCAACGGCAATTACGGCGAGGTCGGGTTGCCGTGGCTGTTCCCGGACAACTGGCTGTGCTTCGCGCAGGTGAACGAGGGGTGCCACCAATGA
- a CDS encoding cytochrome P450: protein MPDILERYAAWRRRRDGDPFRLRLPALGSVLFTGSPDGARELFRAPIELLEPPLPNPIEPMVGAASLILARDGRHRRERALLAPGLHRSRISAYGNAIRAAARAELDGEGAGNPWRPGARVDARAAARALTLRVILAAVFGIEEPARRAEYTEATTEFLESFGTVLFMFVPLRRSMFGLTGWERFEAARDRLDELIDAEVARRRAAGGGGEDLLALLLGTRYEDGGALTADDLREQLRTLLVAGHETTATALVWALYRLHREPAVLRRLRDELASAGADPDPEVLVKLPYLDAVCQETLRLHPPVPIVLRRLTGDFTFRGVPLAAGDTMGISVQLLHTDPGVWARPREFRPERFLERRYGPFEFAPFGGGHRRCVGAALADYELRIVLATVLSSVRLRLSPRFARGAPPVSVPHTIAVGPRTAITFDVQP, encoded by the coding sequence ATGCCTGACATCCTGGAGCGGTATGCCGCCTGGCGGCGGCGTCGCGACGGCGACCCGTTCCGGCTGCGGCTGCCCGCGCTGGGCTCGGTGTTGTTCACCGGCAGCCCGGACGGGGCGCGCGAACTGTTCCGGGCGCCGATCGAGCTGCTGGAGCCGCCGCTGCCCAATCCCATCGAGCCGATGGTCGGGGCGGCCTCGCTCATCCTGGCCCGGGACGGGCGGCATCGGCGGGAACGGGCGCTGCTCGCGCCGGGGTTGCATCGCAGCCGAATCAGCGCCTACGGCAATGCCATTCGCGCGGCGGCCCGCGCGGAACTGGACGGGGAGGGCGCCGGGAATCCGTGGCGGCCCGGCGCCCGCGTAGACGCCCGCGCGGCGGCACGGGCGCTCACGCTGCGGGTGATCCTGGCGGCCGTGTTCGGCATCGAAGAACCGGCGCGGCGGGCCGAATACACCGAAGCCACCACGGAATTCCTGGAATCCTTCGGCACCGTGCTGTTCATGTTCGTGCCGTTGCGCCGCAGCATGTTCGGGCTCACCGGGTGGGAGCGGTTCGAGGCGGCCCGCGATCGGCTCGACGAGCTCATCGACGCGGAGGTGGCGCGGCGGCGGGCCGCCGGGGGCGGGGGTGAGGATCTGCTCGCGCTGCTGCTCGGCACCCGCTACGAGGACGGCGGCGCCCTCACCGCGGACGATCTGCGGGAGCAATTGCGCACGCTGCTGGTCGCGGGGCACGAGACCACCGCGACCGCGCTGGTGTGGGCGCTGTACCGGTTGCATCGCGAACCGGCGGTGCTGCGCCGGCTGCGGGACGAATTGGCTTCCGCCGGAGCCGATCCCGATCCCGAGGTGCTGGTGAAACTGCCGTATCTGGACGCGGTGTGCCAGGAGACGCTGCGGCTGCATCCGCCGGTGCCGATCGTATTGCGCAGGCTCACCGGTGATTTCACCTTCCGCGGGGTGCCGTTGGCGGCGGGGGACACCATGGGGATCTCGGTCCAGCTGTTGCACACCGATCCGGGGGTCTGGGCGCGGCCGCGGGAGTTCCGGCCGGAACGGTTCCTCGAGCGCCGATACGGTCCGTTCGAGTTCGCGCCGTTCGGCGGTGGGCACCGCCGGTGCGTGGGCGCCGCGCTGGCGGACTATGAACTTCGGATTGTGCTGGCTACTGTATTGAGTAGTGTGCGGTTGCGGCTCTCGCCGCGGTTCGCGCGCGGAGCTCCGCCGGTGTCGGTGCCGCATACGATCGCGGTCGGGCCGCGCACCGCCATCACCTTCGACGTTCAACCCTGA
- a CDS encoding MCE family protein → MSNRLLRELCSGRTARRAIVALAVSATAVVASGCGVTVESLPLPKPGAGGETYTVHAVFDNALNLPDQAKVKIGGSDVGVVTKITTKDFKANVDLSIRKDIELPEGSSAELRQATPLGDVFVAVSKPKTAPGASMIKDGGTLKDTSAGATVEELLMSISLLFNGGGIANLSKLTSELDSIVGGRGQQLGEVITQMTSVMTSLNKNSSRIDGTLAGFSALADTIQANHDQLGQVADTLPGMIGAIAENNQALGDLLRKVSTTSAALGDYANTTSDQLSSLLDNVSQLMNALSKTDQTLGPALDALHDVRPKADASFKGDTLAVAATLTMLDIGLLTDPANSKFPDLKDLNDFGGSLIQVLQVIYGRVNGGHR, encoded by the coding sequence ATGAGCAATCGCCTTCTGCGGGAACTCTGTTCGGGCCGCACGGCCCGGCGGGCCATCGTCGCCCTGGCGGTCTCGGCGACCGCGGTGGTCGCCTCCGGCTGCGGGGTCACGGTGGAGAGCCTGCCGCTGCCCAAGCCCGGCGCGGGCGGCGAAACCTATACCGTGCACGCGGTTTTCGACAATGCGCTGAACCTGCCCGATCAGGCCAAGGTCAAGATCGGCGGCTCCGACGTCGGGGTGGTCACCAAGATCACCACCAAGGACTTCAAGGCCAATGTGGACCTGTCCATCCGCAAGGACATCGAACTGCCCGAGGGCAGTTCGGCGGAACTGCGCCAGGCCACCCCGCTCGGTGACGTCTTCGTGGCGGTGTCCAAGCCCAAGACCGCGCCCGGCGCGTCCATGATCAAGGACGGCGGCACCCTGAAGGACACGTCCGCGGGCGCCACGGTCGAAGAGCTGCTGATGTCGATCTCGTTGCTGTTCAACGGCGGCGGCATCGCCAACCTGTCCAAGCTGACCTCGGAGCTGGACTCCATCGTGGGCGGCCGGGGTCAGCAGCTGGGCGAGGTCATCACCCAGATGACCAGCGTGATGACCAGTCTCAACAAGAACAGCTCGCGCATCGACGGCACCCTCGCCGGCTTCAGCGCGCTGGCCGACACCATCCAGGCCAACCACGACCAGCTGGGTCAGGTGGCCGATACGCTGCCCGGCATGATCGGCGCCATCGCCGAGAACAACCAGGCGCTGGGCGATCTGCTGCGGAAGGTCTCGACAACGAGTGCGGCCCTGGGCGATTACGCCAACACCACCTCCGACCAGCTGTCGAGCCTGCTCGACAATGTGAGCCAGCTGATGAACGCGCTGTCCAAGACCGATCAGACCCTGGGCCCCGCCCTCGACGCCCTGCACGACGTGCGGCCCAAGGCCGACGCGTCCTTCAAGGGCGACACGCTGGCCGTGGCCGCCACCCTGACCATGCTCGACATCGGCCTGCTCACCGACCCGGCCAACAGCAAGTTCCCGGATCTCAAGGACCTCAACGATTTCGGCGGCAGCCTGATCCAGGTGCTGCAGGTCATCTACGGCCGGGTCAACGGGGGACACCGATGA
- a CDS encoding MlaD family protein, producing the protein MLIDPSGRGPTMRQLLIAGICGLTVIAVVLGFLFARYRGYFVEKVNVTANLTTTGDGLPANADVKFRGVLVGAVKDVSVAAKGEKQEVHIEMKPEYTDGIPANVTARVVPSNLFAVTSVELVYNGADPAHLKEGSQIAEDTSTGTIALQDTLTKVRDILGKIDPVQFGRVLGTLSYALDGSGRMPGSTIERVDRWLSEVRGSVPDVGGFLDDLTASMHALNQSAPELMGVLRDSVETAKTISDRRTELTSLLAGTSNTIDKVNGLFARNPNVGKDVTTGTSALFGALSDNPDAIPQAISNLNDSVRRLSSTFNWGPQQQMRWNMGLTFTPYKPYTRDDCPRYGDLPAPSCGTAPLVSDPGTLPESMRPKAVDAAQGLPLMTSPPPGFPLVPGVTVIGTPTDKPDAAAPKPGNDPLAGTPLQGLFPNLAVPAPAAPAAAPGPVPTGGDIAFTGDDAITALLGRRPSAAEYLLLSPILKGATVQLTQAGGGR; encoded by the coding sequence ATGCTCATCGATCCGAGTGGACGCGGACCGACGATGCGGCAGTTGCTCATCGCCGGGATCTGCGGTCTCACCGTCATCGCCGTCGTGCTGGGCTTCCTGTTCGCCCGCTACCGCGGCTACTTCGTCGAAAAGGTCAACGTCACCGCGAATCTCACCACCACCGGTGACGGCCTGCCCGCCAACGCGGACGTGAAGTTCCGCGGTGTGCTGGTCGGCGCGGTCAAGGATGTCTCGGTGGCGGCCAAGGGCGAGAAGCAGGAGGTGCACATCGAGATGAAACCCGAGTACACCGACGGCATCCCGGCCAATGTCACCGCGCGCGTGGTGCCCTCCAACCTGTTCGCCGTGACCTCGGTCGAACTGGTCTACAACGGTGCGGATCCCGCGCACCTGAAGGAGGGTTCGCAGATCGCCGAGGACACCTCCACCGGCACCATCGCCCTGCAGGACACCCTCACCAAGGTCCGCGACATCCTCGGCAAGATCGACCCGGTGCAGTTCGGCCGGGTGCTGGGCACGCTGTCCTACGCCCTCGACGGCAGCGGGCGCATGCCCGGCTCCACCATCGAGCGCGTCGACCGCTGGCTGTCGGAGGTGCGCGGCTCGGTGCCGGACGTCGGCGGCTTCCTCGACGATCTGACCGCCTCCATGCACGCGCTCAACCAGTCCGCGCCGGAACTCATGGGCGTGCTGCGGGATTCGGTGGAGACGGCCAAGACCATCTCCGACCGTCGCACCGAGCTGACCTCGCTGCTGGCCGGCACCTCGAACACCATCGACAAGGTGAACGGGCTCTTCGCTCGCAATCCCAATGTCGGCAAGGACGTCACCACCGGCACCAGCGCCCTGTTCGGCGCGCTGTCGGACAATCCGGACGCCATCCCGCAGGCCATCTCGAACCTCAACGATTCGGTGCGCCGGCTGAGCTCGACCTTCAACTGGGGTCCGCAGCAGCAGATGCGCTGGAACATGGGCCTCACCTTCACCCCGTACAAGCCCTACACCCGCGACGACTGCCCGCGCTACGGTGATCTGCCCGCACCCTCCTGCGGCACCGCGCCGCTGGTGTCGGATCCGGGCACGCTGCCGGAATCCATGCGGCCCAAGGCCGTCGACGCCGCCCAGGGCCTGCCGCTGATGACCTCGCCGCCGCCGGGTTTCCCGCTGGTGCCCGGCGTCACCGTCATCGGCACGCCGACCGACAAGCCGGATGCCGCCGCCCCGAAGCCGGGCAACGACCCGCTCGCCGGCACACCGCTGCAGGGTCTGTTCCCGAATCTGGCCGTCCCGGCCCCGGCCGCTCCGGCCGCCGCGCCGGGTCCGGTGCCCACGGGCGGGGACATCGCCTTCACCGGTGACGACGCCATCACCGCGCTGCTGGGCCGGCGTCCGAGCGCCGCCGAGTATCTGCTGTTGAGCCCAATCCTGAAGGGTGCCACCGTGCAACTGACTCAGGCCGGGGGCGGCCGATGA
- a CDS encoding MlaE family ABC transporter permease gives MNAAVDWAKGYWQDHPKRSLETGGRMMSMGVSAVAELFIAIFRRRFPYAEFIRQCAFMANVAAAPTLLVAIPIGVIVSIQVGSVAGQVGATSFIGAANGLGIIQQGAPLVTALMISGAVGSAICADLGSRTIREEIDAMKVMGVDPMRRLVAPRLGAAMLVSVLLCGFVVFVGFLTGYIFNIFVQNGTPGSYIGTFSSFAITTDLIVALLKSLIYGLLAAIIACDSGLNAKGGPGGVANAVNTAVVMSAVMLFGVNLIITQLYNSFFPPQVV, from the coding sequence ATGAATGCGGCCGTGGATTGGGCCAAGGGGTACTGGCAGGACCATCCGAAACGGTCGCTGGAAACCGGCGGCCGGATGATGTCCATGGGCGTGTCCGCGGTCGCCGAACTTTTCATCGCGATCTTTCGGCGGCGCTTCCCCTATGCCGAGTTCATCCGGCAGTGCGCCTTCATGGCGAATGTCGCGGCGGCGCCGACCCTGTTGGTCGCCATCCCCATCGGCGTGATCGTCTCGATCCAGGTCGGCTCGGTCGCCGGGCAGGTCGGCGCCACCTCGTTCATCGGCGCGGCCAACGGGCTCGGCATCATTCAGCAGGGCGCACCCCTGGTGACCGCGCTCATGATCTCCGGCGCGGTCGGTTCCGCCATCTGCGCCGACCTCGGCTCGCGCACCATCCGCGAGGAGATCGACGCCATGAAGGTGATGGGCGTCGACCCCATGCGCCGCCTGGTGGCCCCGCGCCTGGGCGCGGCCATGCTGGTGTCCGTACTGCTGTGCGGCTTCGTGGTTTTCGTCGGCTTCCTGACCGGCTACATCTTCAACATCTTCGTGCAGAACGGCACCCCGGGCTCCTACATCGGAACCTTCTCCTCGTTCGCCATCACCACCGATCTGATTGTGGCGCTGCTGAAGTCCCTCATCTACGGGCTGCTGGCCGCGATCATCGCCTGCGATTCCGGCCTCAATGCCAAGGGCGGCCCGGGCGGTGTCGCCAATGCGGTGAACACCGCGGTGGTCATGTCGGCCGTCATGCTCTTCGGCGTCAACCTGATCATCACGCAGCTCTACAATTCCTTCTTCCCGCCGCAGGTGGTCTGA
- a CDS encoding MCE family protein: protein MTLEKKRTLGKRIAKAAMIGAVGLAVGSCSIVPLGVKDAAGQTKHFTADFLNIAGMFEGNPITVLGLEVGRVDKIIPKGEYVEVHMTVDKGVDIPKNVQAALVSPSIVTDRHIELTPRYTGGDKLADGAHLTTQQTKTPVELDTMIKTIDSFAAALKPQPGQEGLGPLSGRVLYPMMNGNGEKMRDVLNALSGALKTGVDNKDAISTIIIKLNELTSMLADNDDSVRGFSNKITQMTGLLADQAPGLQATLDQLNAFLANTSGAFSQYSDQLNGTLTGLTKVTQQLRDNAAGVTEVVDVAPLLMQNLDKSVNRQGNFIRLHAVLGTTLSGEMVSLFCQRIQMRSDGCRTGKMEDFGPDFGLMAAVLGMTK, encoded by the coding sequence ATGACACTCGAGAAGAAGCGGACACTCGGTAAGCGAATCGCCAAGGCGGCCATGATCGGTGCGGTCGGCCTGGCGGTGGGCTCCTGCTCCATCGTCCCGCTCGGGGTGAAGGACGCGGCCGGGCAGACCAAGCACTTCACCGCGGACTTCCTCAATATCGCCGGCATGTTCGAGGGCAACCCGATCACGGTGCTCGGCCTCGAGGTGGGCCGGGTCGACAAGATCATTCCCAAGGGTGAGTACGTCGAGGTCCACATGACCGTGGACAAGGGCGTGGACATCCCGAAGAACGTTCAGGCCGCGCTGGTCTCGCCGTCCATCGTGACCGACCGCCACATCGAGCTCACCCCGCGCTACACCGGCGGCGACAAACTGGCCGACGGCGCGCACCTGACCACCCAGCAGACCAAGACCCCGGTCGAGCTGGACACCATGATCAAGACCATCGACAGCTTCGCCGCCGCGCTGAAACCCCAACCGGGACAGGAGGGTCTGGGGCCGCTGTCGGGTCGCGTGCTGTACCCGATGATGAACGGCAACGGCGAGAAGATGCGCGATGTGCTCAACGCGCTCTCCGGTGCGTTGAAGACCGGCGTCGACAACAAGGACGCCATCTCCACCATCATCATCAAGCTCAACGAGCTGACCAGCATGCTGGCCGACAACGACGATTCGGTGCGCGGCTTCAGCAACAAGATCACCCAGATGACCGGGCTGCTGGCCGACCAGGCCCCCGGCCTGCAGGCCACGCTGGATCAGCTGAACGCCTTCCTGGCCAACACCTCCGGCGCGTTCTCGCAGTACTCCGATCAGCTCAACGGCACCCTCACCGGCCTCACCAAGGTGACCCAGCAGCTGCGTGACAACGCGGCCGGCGTCACCGAGGTGGTCGACGTGGCGCCGCTGCTCATGCAGAACCTCGACAAGTCGGTCAACCGGCAGGGCAACTTCATTCGCCTGCACGCCGTGCTCGGCACCACGCTCAGCGGCGAGATGGTCAGCCTGTTCTGCCAGCGCATCCAGATGAGGTCGGACGGCTGCCGGACCGGGAAGATGGAAGATTTCGGACCCGACTTCGGGCTCATGGCGGCGGTACTGGGGATGACGAAATGA
- a CDS encoding MCE family protein, with protein MSIRKPLIGFTIFAIVSILVTAVIWNTLARTVKGDTNTYSATFSDVLGLREGDDVRMAGVRVGKVEKIDLDKKNQALVTFIVQRDQTLFGDTKALVRYQNLIGQRYVALSPPTPGKPKTGEHVPLKNNGSIPLERTEPSFDISALLNGFQPLFQVLQPEQVNNLSNTFIQALQGDNVSLAAFITQAASVASDFERRDGILSDVITNLSGVMSGLAKRGDELETLVTQTRSLIGGLYAQGQSLQASTVQIADATTALVGMFGSIQPKLVQAQDATHAALALLLSNGTKLDQAAVDLPGILADVGKFTQNGTYANAYVCSLDISLYGILFPRGLFSQIGGNSHSAVCRP; from the coding sequence ATGAGCATTCGCAAACCATTGATCGGCTTCACCATCTTCGCCATCGTGTCGATCCTGGTGACCGCGGTCATCTGGAATACGCTGGCGCGCACCGTGAAGGGTGACACCAACACCTACTCCGCCACCTTCAGCGACGTCCTCGGACTGCGCGAGGGCGACGACGTCCGGATGGCCGGCGTGCGCGTCGGCAAGGTCGAGAAGATCGACCTGGACAAGAAGAACCAGGCGTTGGTGACCTTCATCGTGCAGCGCGATCAGACGCTGTTCGGGGACACAAAGGCGCTGGTCCGCTACCAGAACCTGATCGGCCAGCGGTATGTCGCGCTGTCCCCGCCGACCCCGGGCAAGCCCAAGACCGGTGAGCACGTGCCGCTGAAGAACAACGGGTCGATCCCGCTGGAGCGCACCGAGCCGTCGTTCGACATCTCGGCCCTGCTCAACGGTTTTCAGCCGCTGTTCCAGGTGCTGCAGCCCGAGCAGGTCAACAACCTGTCCAACACCTTCATCCAGGCGCTGCAGGGGGATAATGTCTCGCTGGCCGCGTTCATCACCCAGGCCGCCTCGGTCGCCTCGGATTTCGAACGCCGCGACGGCATTCTGTCCGACGTGATCACCAACCTGTCCGGCGTGATGTCGGGTCTGGCCAAGCGCGGTGACGAGCTGGAAACCCTGGTCACCCAGACCCGTTCCCTGATCGGCGGCCTCTACGCCCAGGGGCAGTCGCTGCAGGCGTCGACGGTCCAGATCGCCGATGCCACCACGGCTTTGGTGGGCATGTTCGGTTCCATCCAGCCCAAGCTGGTCCAGGCGCAGGACGCCACGCACGCCGCACTGGCGCTGCTGCTGTCCAACGGCACCAAGCTGGACCAGGCGGCGGTGGATCTGCCCGGGATCCTCGCCGACGTGGGCAAGTTCACCCAGAACGGCACCTACGCCAACGCCTACGTGTGCAGCCTGGACATCTCGCTGTACGGCATCCTCTTCCCGCGCGGTCTGTTCTCGCAGATCGGCGGCAACTCCCACTCGGCGGTGTGCCGGCCATGA
- a CDS encoding L,D-transpeptidase: MRLTRYRRTGLIALAAVAATGAVVAAPASATPLWPGGPDVPGVPSAVMPQPDPGSLPTDPNAKAPIPPANFAAPSISPGDGDVVGVAMPIIINFKDPVGDHAAAEKSIRITSTNKVNGHFYWMGDKQVRWRPEDFWPAGSKVTVQAGGTDVAYEIGDEFIATADDETHQITVTHNGEVVKTMPTSMGKKGHETPNGIYIVSEKNRKMIMDSSTYGVPVTDPQGYKLEVEYATRMSNSGIFVHAAPWSVAQQGVSDTSHGCLNVSTEDAKWFQENVKKGDPVIVKNSIGTFSTGDGWGDWN; encoded by the coding sequence GTGCGCCTTACCCGCTATCGGAGAACGGGACTGATCGCCCTCGCCGCTGTCGCGGCGACCGGAGCAGTGGTGGCGGCACCCGCGTCAGCTACTCCGCTATGGCCGGGCGGCCCGGATGTGCCGGGCGTGCCGTCCGCCGTCATGCCGCAGCCGGATCCGGGCTCGCTGCCCACCGATCCGAACGCCAAGGCGCCGATTCCGCCGGCCAACTTCGCGGCCCCGAGCATCAGCCCCGGCGACGGGGACGTGGTCGGCGTGGCCATGCCGATCATCATCAACTTCAAGGACCCGGTCGGCGATCACGCCGCCGCCGAGAAGTCGATTCGCATCACCTCCACCAACAAGGTGAACGGCCACTTCTACTGGATGGGCGACAAGCAGGTGCGCTGGCGGCCGGAGGACTTCTGGCCCGCCGGGTCCAAGGTCACCGTCCAGGCCGGCGGCACCGACGTCGCCTACGAGATCGGCGACGAGTTCATCGCCACCGCCGACGACGAGACCCACCAGATCACCGTCACCCACAACGGCGAGGTCGTGAAGACCATGCCGACCTCCATGGGCAAGAAGGGGCACGAGACCCCGAACGGGATCTACATCGTCAGCGAGAAGAACCGCAAGATGATCATGGACTCCTCCACCTACGGGGTGCCGGTCACCGACCCGCAGGGCTACAAGCTCGAGGTCGAGTACGCCACCCGCATGTCCAACAGCGGCATCTTCGTGCACGCCGCCCCGTGGAGTGTTGCGCAGCAGGGCGTTTCGGACACCTCGCACGGCTGCCTGAACGTCTCCACCGAGGACGCCAAGTGGTTCCAGGAGAACGTCAAGAAGGGTGACCCGGTGATCGTCAAGAACTCCATCGGCACCTTCAGCACCGGCGACGGCTGGGGCGACTGGAACTGA
- a CDS encoding ABC transporter permease, with product MSATYTPPLLRPLQRIKGAAGAPRDWLARIGHQVFFFLRSIGSMPMAFKHYPKEVWRLLSDVTWGNGNLVVGGGTIGVVLILSAFGGMTVAIQGYTSLNLLGLSPLTGAISAFATTRELGPLLATVAFAAQAGCRFTAQLGAMRISEEIDALESVAIRPLPYLVSTRMIAAMIAIVPLYCLALPLAYISCSLTVALVGGTATGTFQHYFYQFLIPHDVLYSLLKAILFVAITTFIQCYYGFFASGGPEGVGVAAGRAIKLCIIAVVFADLFMTLAIWGVNPGIRISG from the coding sequence GTGTCAGCTACTTACACTCCGCCGCTGCTGCGGCCGTTACAACGGATCAAAGGCGCGGCGGGTGCCCCGCGCGACTGGCTGGCCCGCATCGGCCATCAGGTCTTCTTCTTCCTGCGCTCCATCGGCTCGATGCCGATGGCGTTCAAGCACTACCCCAAAGAGGTCTGGCGGCTGCTGTCCGACGTCACCTGGGGCAACGGCAATCTCGTGGTCGGCGGCGGCACCATCGGCGTGGTGCTGATCCTGTCGGCGTTCGGCGGCATGACCGTCGCCATCCAGGGCTACACCTCGCTGAACCTGCTCGGCCTGAGCCCGCTGACCGGCGCCATCTCCGCGTTCGCCACCACCCGCGAGCTCGGCCCGCTGCTGGCCACGGTCGCCTTCGCGGCGCAGGCGGGCTGCCGGTTCACCGCGCAGTTGGGCGCCATGCGCATCTCCGAGGAGATCGACGCGCTGGAATCGGTTGCCATCCGGCCGCTTCCGTATCTGGTCAGCACCCGCATGATCGCGGCCATGATCGCCATCGTGCCGCTGTACTGCCTGGCGCTGCCGCTGGCCTACATCTCCTGCTCGCTGACCGTGGCCCTGGTGGGCGGCACCGCGACGGGCACCTTCCAGCACTACTTCTATCAGTTCCTGATCCCGCACGATGTGCTGTACTCACTGCTGAAGGCGATCCTGTTCGTCGCCATCACCACCTTCATCCAGTGCTACTACGGGTTTTTCGCCTCCGGCGGCCCGGAGGGCGTGGGTGTGGCGGCCGGTCGCGCGATCAAGCTCTGCATCATCGCGGTCGTCTTCGCCGACCTGTTCATGACCTTGGCCATCTGGGGCGTCAACCCCGGCATCCGGATCTCGGGATAG